The DNA window AACAGAGAGTATCTGCCAACGGATACAGGCTTTGTTATCGCTTGTTCGCATAAGGGATGGGTAGACGTCGTAGCGCTTGGTACAGCAGTTTTGCCTCATCAAATTCATTTTATGGCAAAAAAGGAGCTTTTTAATCATATACTCACTAGTAATGTATTAAAAAAACTTAACGCATTCCCAGTAGATCGTAACAATCCAGGACCCAGCAGCATTAAAACACCTATTAAATTGGCAAAACAAGGACATATAGTCGGAATTTTTCCCAGCGGCACGCGGACTGAGGAAGACGTGCCGCTGAAAAGAGGAGCAGTCACTATAGCAAGTATGGCAAAGGTTCCTATCGTACCCGCGGTTTACGAAGGACCCACAAATCTAAAAGAGCTATTTTCAAAGGATTCCATTGTCATTTCCTTTGGAAAACCTATCTACCTTGCTGAAGGCAAACTGACAAAAGATCGCCTTTCCGACGCATCAAATCACTTAACAGCTTCGATTCGTGCGTTAGAGGAAACAGCAAAATAACTTCATAGCGGAGGTGCATCATGAAAGATTGGGTACAGAGAAAGTTAAACGATGTGATTAGCGATGATGTGCAGGCAAAAATGAAAGAAAAGATGGCTGAAAGCGGTATAACCGTTCCTATATCCGCTTCTATGCTCATGCGGATTTTTCAAAAGCAAATGACAAAGCA is part of the Priestia aryabhattai genome and encodes:
- a CDS encoding lysophospholipid acyltransferase family protein yields the protein MYNVAAHTCKFLLKRRGKLHVRNREYLPTDTGFVIACSHKGWVDVVALGTAVLPHQIHFMAKKELFNHILTSNVLKKLNAFPVDRNNPGPSSIKTPIKLAKQGHIVGIFPSGTRTEEDVPLKRGAVTIASMAKVPIVPAVYEGPTNLKELFSKDSIVISFGKPIYLAEGKLTKDRLSDASNHLTASIRALEETAK